GGACGTGCGGTTCTTCAACGGGATGCTGACCGCGGAGGCGAGCCAGGCCGCCTACCGCGCGATCGGGGTGCCGCTCTACTCGTCCGCCGTGTTCGCGATGGCACCGCGGATCGCGCTCGCCTTCCACGCCGCGCTCCTGGCCGACGACGAGGACACGCAGCACCTGCTCCTCGACGGGTTCTTCACGCCGCTCGTGCGCCTCCGCGACGAGACGCCCGGGTTCGCGGTGTCGCTCGTCAAGGCGGGGCTGCGGCTGCGCGGCGTGCCGGTCGGATCCGTGCGGGCGCCGCTCGTCGACCCGTCCCCCGCGCAGCTCGCCGCGCTCGAGCGGATCCTGGCCCGCGGCGAGGAGCTGGTCGCCTGAGCGTGCGCCCGGGAGCCGGCGTCCGCGGTCCGCGGGTCAGGCGGCCGGATCCTCGGCGAGCTGCGCCCGGAGCGCATCCGCGGTCGTGACCGGGAGGCGGCAGACGAAGTCGGCGCACAGGTACGCGGTCGCGGCGGATGCCGCGGTGCGGTCCGCGAGCAGCTCGAGGCCCGCATCCGCCCACTCGCGCGCTCCGCCCTCCGAGACCACGAGCGCCACGTGCGGCGGTCGGATGCGCCCGCGCGCGACGGCGGCCAGCGGGTCGCCCGCGGGGTCGGCGCCGTCGGGCAGCACCACCACGAGCTGCAAGGCGGCCGCGTCGATCGCGACCGCCTGCTCGAGCGCGCCGCCGAACGCGATGGGCCGGGTCGCGCCGCCCGCCGCCACCGTCGCGAGCGCGGCGCGGGCCGCCCGCTCGTAGCGCGGATCCGCCGTCAGCTGCCCGAGCACGCGCGCGGCCGACGACGCGGCGGTGAGGCCCGACGGGTACGCGCCCTCGGACGGGTCGGACGCGAGGTCGAGGCCGAAGCCCGCGAGCACGGGATCCGCGCCCGTCGGCACCCGGAACCCGGCCGCGCCCGGCTGCGGGTCGGCGTCGGCCGCGGCGATCAGCGCGTCGACGATCCCGCGGGCCCGCAGCGCGTAGCCGACGTCGCCCGTGGCGAGCGCGAGCGCGAGGAGCCCGTCGGCGAGCATCCCGTGGTCCTCGAGCGTGGCGACCGCAGGCGAGATGCGGCCGTCGATGGAGGCGCGCACCAGGGATCCGTCGCCGCGCACGTGCTCCGCGAGCAGCATGTCGGCGGCGTCGCGCGCGGCCCGGATCCACGCGGGCCGGCCGAACGCGCGCCCCGCCCGGGCGAGCGCCCCGATCGCGAGCCCGTTCCAGCCGGTGAGCACCTTGCCGTCGACCGCGGGCGGCTCCTCGGCGGCGCGGCCCGCGGCGTCGAGCGCGTAGTACCCGCCCTCCACGCGCTCCCCGCCGACCGTGCTCTCGGAGTCCTGGGCCGACGCGAACCCGCCGGACGCCCGGCGGAGCGTTCCCGTGAGGAACGCGACGATGCCCGCCGCGACCTCCTCGTCGCCGGCG
This is a stretch of genomic DNA from Clavibacter zhangzhiyongii. It encodes these proteins:
- a CDS encoding thioredoxin domain-containing protein; protein product: MPNRLADAVSPYLLSHADNPVDWRPWGEEAFAEARRRDVPVLVSVGYATCHWCHVMARETFSDPALASRLNGGFVAIKVDREEHPEVDAALITAAGAFTDQLGWPLNVFTTPEGRTFHAGTYSPPEPRAGHPSFRQVLDAVADAWATRRDQVEQGAGQLRAAIREASARGAVASPLPDAAALDRVAAELAGFEDPEHGGFGSAPKFPVAPVVLLLDTLATSGVLAPERAQATGALVRRTLDAMAGSDLRDPVEGGFFRYSTRRDWSEPHYERMLYDNALLLDAYARAGDEEVAAGIVAFLTGTLRRASGGFASAQDSESTVGGERVEGGYYALDAAGRAAEEPPAVDGKVLTGWNGLAIGALARAGRAFGRPAWIRAARDAADMLLAEHVRGDGSLVRASIDGRISPAVATLEDHGMLADGLLALALATGDVGYALRARGIVDALIAAADADPQPGAAGFRVPTGADPVLAGFGLDLASDPSEGAYPSGLTAASSAARVLGQLTADPRYERAARAALATVAAGGATRPIAFGGALEQAVAIDAAALQLVVVLPDGADPAGDPLAAVARGRIRPPHVALVVSEGGAREWADAGLELLADRTAASAATAYLCADFVCRLPVTTADALRAQLAEDPAA